The segment TATTAAAAATCCACCCAGCGAAAAAAATCCCTATGTGGTGTCTTTACCCGCCGGCGATATTCAGATCACCGAGTTTTACCCTCATTCTGTTTACGACTTTAAGGTGATTCCATCAGACAACCCCACCGATGGGGCCGCGGTCCGCTTTCAACTTTCCAGCGAGCGAGCCACGCAGACGCAGTGGTTGTTTAGCAAAGTCGGAGGCAACGAGCTGGCTTTGGGTCCGGCCCGGGTGATTTTAAGTCGGGGTGATTACAAATATGCCACCGGTAACGTTTTAGTTTTTGAAGTCGTTAACGACGACACTCTCAAGTATTCTGTCTACAGCGATCGCAAGAAGGGGCTCCTCAAAGAGGGGCAAATCAAAGCGGGAGAAAAGTTTGACGTCGGTTGGATGGACTTTCAATTGCGTTTGCTCAAGTACATTCCCCGAGCCAAAGAGCAGGTTTACTTCCGCAAGGTCGAAAAAGCTTCGGAAGCCACCATATCGGCCTTTAAATACACCTTTAAAGGAAAAGAGAACTGGATGGGGGCGAACTCGAGTGTAAGGCTCTACGGCGATTCCGAAATGTACGTGTTGAGCTATGGCAATCGACGTATTCCGGTGGACTTCCGCTGTATTGATTTTAATTATCTCAAGAGTCAAATGGGATCGGTGCAAGGCTTTTTGAGCTATTCCACAGCTCACTTCATGAATTTCTTTTTTGATTATCAATGCATGCCAAAATCTTTTGCGTTGGAACTTGTTGATTTTGAAGTGGGTCGTTACCAGGGCACCTCGCGGGCCGCGTTTTATAAGAGTAAAGTGCGATTGCCGACAGAAAATCGCGAGGTGGAAATTTCGATGAACGAGCCTCTCGACTTTAATGGACTCACTTTTTATCAGTCGAGTTATCGTGATGCTGAGAATGGTCGGCCAGCAGCGTCTATTTTTTCTGTGAACTTCGATCCCGGCCGATGGGTTAAGTACATTGGCTCTCTGCTGATTGTTTTAGGGTCTATTCATCTTTTCTATCGACGATGGAAAAGAGCGAGGAGTTCTCATGCGTAGCTGGTTGTTACTGATGGTTCTGTCTTTGGCGGTCTCACCGGCGTTTGCCGAATTTACGATGGACACTTTGCCGATCCAAGATGGAGGCCGATTAAAGCCTTTCAACACATTTGCGCGAGAGTCTTTAACTCTTTTACACGGTCGCTCCAAATTCCAAGGTGAGGAGGCCACCAAAATTGTGACCACCTGGATGCTCGTGCCCGAAGCCTGGGATAATAAAGAATTTATCCGAATCGATCATTCGGGCTTACGCAAGTCCCTCGGTTTAAGCGAAGAGAAGGGGAAGCTCTTTTCCTTTCGTGAATTGATGGAAAGTCAAAGGCTCGACGTGGTGATCGGGGAGCTGGCGGTTAAAACTCAAGACAAAGAGAAGTTGAATCCATTTTTTCAAGCGGCCCAAAGATTAAACCATCAGTTGACCGTCTATCATGCGATCAAGCTCGGAGCCTTTCGAATCGTACCGAATGCGGATCCTCAGGATTCTTCTTGGCAGTATTACCGCGATCTCGAAGAGCCTTTGAGAGAAAAATTCCAAAAAGTTTTAAACACCTATGCGCTCACATTCACGTCAGCACCGACTCCGGCATCGGAGGCCGAGCTCAAGCTCGCCATTGAAAACTTCGTCACGGCGGCGAAAGCCGTCAATCCCCAGAGTTATCCTTTAGAAAAGCCGATGAGGATTGAGACTCATTACAATCAATTCCATCCCTTTATGTGGGCCTGGATCATCTATTTAATAGCGATGATTTTCTTTTTCCTCAGCATTTTGTTTAAGGAAAAGAAGACGGCCGCCGTGGGCTGGATCTTGTCAACAGTGGCCTTTCTTCTTCACACTTACGGTTTTGCTCTGCGAGTTTATATAACGGAGCGCCCTCCGGTTTCGAATATGTACGAAACTGTTGTGTGGGTCGGGTGGGGCACCATCGTATTTGCAGCCGTACTGGCCTTTGTTAAGCGGGGACCTTTTGCGATGCTTGCGGGGACCGCGGTGGCGGCCATTTGCATGGTGGCGGCGGACTTCGCTCCGTTAATTTTGGATGGTTCGCTTCAGCCCCTGGAGCCCGTACTGCGAAGTAACCTCTGGTTGGTGATTCATGTGATGACGATCACTCTGGCCTATGCGGCCTTTTTCTTGGCTTTGGGGATCGGGAATGTCGGTCTCTTCTATATGATAAGGACAGAAAATCGAGAATCAGCAACAATCCGCGAGCTTGTCGACACTTGCTATAAAAGTTTGCAAGTGGGAGTGGTGCTCCTCGCGGCCGGGACTATTTTAGGTGGAGTGTGGGCCGACTACTCTTGGGGCCGTTTTTGGGGCTGGGATCCTAAAGAAACTTGGGCTCTCATCGCGCTTCTCGGTTACCTCGCCGTACTTCATGGAAGGCTTGCGGGCTGGCTTAAAAACTTTGGAATGTTCGCTGGGGCCGTCATTGCCTTTAATTTGGTCATCATGGCTTGGTACGGAGTGAATTTTGTTCTCGGTGCGGGACTTCATTCCTACGGATTCGGGGCCGGCGGCATCGAGTACGTCTCGGTTTTTGTCGGAGCTCAGTTACTTTACGTTGTTTACTCGGGCATTATCAGTCTCAGAAATTAAAACGCAGTGGAGATCGCTGCGTTCAGAATGACGTCGGCAGCCTCCATTCAGATATTTTTCCGGTGATAAAGGATTTCAATTAGATGGTGCACTGTGTTTTCTCCCGCGTCTTTATCAAATTGTTTTCAAAAAAAGATTTTCATCCTTATCATTATTAGTTAATAGTTATTTCACTAGTAACACATAGTTAACTCAGTTTTTGTCGTTGCATCAGAGAGGAGAACGGATGGCATCTCATCACCGAATCCGGTGGCCCAAGATCATGCTCACGTGGATTTTTTTAGTTCCATTACTTACCGGCTGTAAATGGGGTCATATTGGCTACAACACCGGCTATGCACCGGAGCAACCGCTCCCATTTTCCCACAAACTTCATGCGGGTGAAAACAAGATCCAGTGTTTGTACTGTCACTCCACTGTGGAAGTGTCGGAGCATTCACCGGTGCCACCTCTTAACGTTTGTATGAATTGTCACATGTTGGTGGCGACGGACAAAGAGCCCATCAAAAAACTTCAACAGAAGTACTTCGCTGGGGAAACCATTGCGTGGACGAAGGTTCACATGCTCCCCGATCACGTGAAGTTCAATCACAAGCGCCACGTCCATACGTTTAGTACTCCTGACGATCGTTACGTCGCCTGCCAAAAGTGTCACGGACCTGTGGCAGAGATGGATGTTATTGAGCAAGTGAACAGTCTCGCTATGGGCTGGTGTGTGAATTGCCATAGAGAATCTGATCCTAAAGGCCCACTCAACTGTTCGACGTGTCACCACTAGAGGAATTTATGGAAGAAAAACAATTTTGGAAAAGTCTCGACGAAAAATATCAAACACCTGAGTTCTTGAAGACGTTTGAAAATGAATTCCATTCTTCTCCTCTCAAAGAAGAAGACGGAAAAGACGGCGTAGCTCGTCGTCAGTTTATGAAACTCATGGGTGCCAGTGTCGCCATGTCGGCCGCCGCTTGCGTGCGTCGCCCGGTTCAAAAAATTATTCCTTACAACAAACAGCCCGGCGAAGTGATCTTGGATGTTGCGGCTCACTATGCCTCGACATACTTCGATGGAACTCAAGCCGTCGGGATCGTTGTAAAAACACGCGAGGGTCGCCCTCTGTTTGTGGGTCCGAATCCAGGTCATCCCCTCAATCCAGCAGGGATCAGCACTCGCGCCAGCGCTCACATTTTAAGTTTATATGATCCAGACCGACTCAAAGGCCCGATCGTTAATTCCATCAATCCGAAGAAAAGATCGAACTCGGTCTCTGTAAAAAGAACTTGGGATCAAGTGGATGCCAAAGTCACTGAGCAATTGAAGAAGGGCGGAGTGGCCCTTCTCACTTCGAACTATCCTTCGCCTCACACCGAAGAACTTTCTCGAGCCTTTTTAGGAAAATTTGGTGGGACAAAATACGTTTGGGATGTTTTCAATACTCAATCGGTTCGCAGAGCTTCTAAAATTTCCTACGGTAGCGAAGTCGTTCCTCGTTATCACTTTGATCGCGCTCGCTACATTCTCTCCATCGATGGAGATTTCTTAGGAACTTACCTGTCGCCGGTTGAGCAGACAGTGAAGTTCACTCGCGGTCGCAATCCTGATAAAAACATGTCGAAGCTTGTGTCCTTCCAATCTGTGGCATCGATCACAAGCTTGAATTCGGATGACAATTACCCAATTAAGCCGAGCCAACAGTTAGGCGTTGTTCTCGCTTTAATTTCTAGAATTCAGCCCTCGGCTGTTCCGGGAAAACTCAAATCCGCCATCGTCACCGATGAGCAATTGGGCGTGGCGGCTGGAACTTTGGATGCGGTGGCCAAAGACCTGTCCAAAAATGCGGGCGAGTCGATCGTGATTGGTGGAGGTCTGCAGACCGAGACTGAAAACGCGGTGAGCTTTCACGTGGCCCTGAACTGGTTGAACTCGATCCTCGGGAACGACGGGAAAACCATTTCTGCGAGCGGACACTCTCTTTCTGGCGGAGCTGAGGATCTTGAAAATCTATTAGCAGCCATGGAAGCGGGTAAGGTGAAAACTTTAATCCTTCACAATGTAAACCCGGTTTACTCATTGTCTTCTGCTTACAAATTTGCAGAACTCATGCACAAAGTGGAAATGGTCGTTACGACCAGTAACTGGATGGATGAGACGGCGAAGCTGTGTGATGTGGTGGCCCCTTGTGGTCATTCGATGGAAAACTGGAATGAGTTCGAAGCGGTTCGCGGTGTGATGACCATTCAACAGCCGACGATTCGTCCTCTCCATGACACTCGTAGTTTCGAAGATAGCTTAATCACTTGGGCTCAAAAGGCCGGATCTGCTATTGTTTCTGAAGACAACTTCTACAATTACTTTAAGTCTAAGAAGTTAAAGGCTTTGGGGGGAGAAGACGCTTGGTTTGAGTACCTTCAAAAAGGTTACCAAGGAAATCTTCCTGCCGACTCAGGTCGCTCGTTTGCCGGTGGCGCGGTAGCTTCCATTGAAGCCCCGGCTCCTAAAGAAGGCTTCGAGCTCACTCTCTATTCGACTCCGCAAATGGCCGATGGGTCTTTAAACAACTTGTCTTGGCTTTTAGAACTTCCTGATCCTGTGACCAAAGTCACTTGGGATAACTATCTCTGCATCGCTCCCGCTTTGGCCAAAGAGTGGAAGGTCAAAGACGGCGACGTTCTGAGTGTAAAATCATCCACTCACGAAATGAATGTCCCGGTCTTTATCGTTCCTGGAACTTATAAACAATCTCTAGGTCTTGCGGTCGGTTACGGGCGCGAATCGGGAGGAGAGTTACTCAAAGGTGTGGGTGTTAACGCATTCCACTTTGTGCAAAAAGGGAACAATGGATCTATGGTCTACTCTGGAATGCCAGTGGAGATCAAAAAGACGGGACAACACTATCCATTGGCGGTGACTCAAGGTCACAACTCAATGGAAGGCCGTCAGATCGTCGCCGAGACTTCGTACAAAGCTTTCAAGGGTGGCGATAACGGAATTCATAAGCATAAAATCTTTAGCATTTGGGGCGCTCATAAATATGAAGGCAACAAATGGGGTATGGCGATTGATCTCAACACTTGCACCGGCTGTTCCGCGTGCGTGATTGCCTGCCAATCGGAAAACAACATTCCTGTGGTCGGCAAAAAGTATGTGATGCAAGGTCGCGAAATGCACTGGCTCCGTATCGATCGTTATTACAAAGGAGACGAAGCGGCTCCTGATGCGGTTTTCCAACCGGTCATGTGTCAGCATTGCGAAAACGCTCCTTGCGAAACGGTTTGCCCGGTTCTCGCTACCGTTCACAGTAACGAAGGTCTTAACGACATGGTTTATAACCGTTGCGTAGGAACTCGTTATTGCTCAAACAACTGTCCTTATAAAGTTCGTCGCTTTAACTGGTTCTACTACGGCGATCATACAAAAACTCCATTGAATATGGCGCTCAACCCTAAGGTGACGGTGCGCACTCGTGGGGTGATGGAAAAATGTACGTTCTGCGTCCAGAGAATTAAAGAAGGCAAAAACACCGCGAGAGATGAAAACCGTCCATTAAAAGACGGCGAAATCAAAACGGCGTGCGAAGAAGCTTGTCCGACGGAAGGGATCTCGTTTGGAGACCTTAATGATCCAGAAAGCAGCGTGAGCCGGTTGTTCCGTTCTCAGCGCAACTACACATTGCTTGAAGAGTTCAACGCCGCTCCTCGCGTTCGCTACTTAGCGAAAGTGAGAAACACAGATCGTGAAATCGCGGTTCATCATGGAGCCCCTGCGGGCCATGGCGAAGAGCATCCTCAATCTCCGGCTCCTCACAAAGGGCCTGGTGAAAAAAATGAGCATCACGAAAAGCACGAAGCTAAGGATGGAGGTCACGCATGATGGACAGAAAGCCTCTCGTTTTAGGGAATAAAACGTATAAAGATATTACTGACGACATTTGCGAACCGGTGGAAACTCTTCCGGGTCGCGCCTGGTACATGATGTTCTTTAGTGCCAAGTTCTTGCTCCTTTTCTATCTCTTCTCGGTCGGAATGATCGTGACGACGGGGATGGGGCTTCTCGGGGTGAACCATCCGATCGGTTGGGGAACGATGATTATTACCTTCGTTTTCTGGATTGGTATTGGTCACGCGGGAACTTTGATTTCGGCCATCTTGTTTCTCTTCCGTCAAAAGTGGAGAACCTCAGTGGCTCGCTCGGCTGAAGCGATGACGGTCTTTGCGGTGATGACTGCGGGGATTTTTCCGTTGATTCACACCGGTCGTCCTTGGTTGGATTTCTGGTTGTTCCCGTATCCGAACCAAAGAGGTCCTTTGTGGGTGAACTTCCGTTCTCCTTTATTATGGGACGTTTTC is part of the Bdellovibrionales bacterium genome and harbors:
- a CDS encoding cytochrome c biogenesis protein ResB — translated: MSYQSWIRPLASLKLAVVVILAIGTLIAWGTIVEAKYNDSKMALDLVYHTWFSYTIFGVFAVNLIAVIISRYPWKAHHIGFISAHIGILCLLAGSLLTRYYGVDGSMSIGVGEKQNTITVSEMELLSYASVGGDRFTQLSRDEVNFIKNPPSEKNPYVVSLPAGDIQITEFYPHSVYDFKVIPSDNPTDGAAVRFQLSSERATQTQWLFSKVGGNELALGPARVILSRGDYKYATGNVLVFEVVNDDTLKYSVYSDRKKGLLKEGQIKAGEKFDVGWMDFQLRLLKYIPRAKEQVYFRKVEKASEATISAFKYTFKGKENWMGANSSVRLYGDSEMYVLSYGNRRIPVDFRCIDFNYLKSQMGSVQGFLSYSTAHFMNFFFDYQCMPKSFALELVDFEVGRYQGTSRAAFYKSKVRLPTENREVEISMNEPLDFNGLTFYQSSYRDAENGRPAASIFSVNFDPGRWVKYIGSLLIVLGSIHLFYRRWKRARSSHA
- a CDS encoding TAT-variant-translocated molybdopterin oxidoreductase, with the translated sequence MEEKQFWKSLDEKYQTPEFLKTFENEFHSSPLKEEDGKDGVARRQFMKLMGASVAMSAAACVRRPVQKIIPYNKQPGEVILDVAAHYASTYFDGTQAVGIVVKTREGRPLFVGPNPGHPLNPAGISTRASAHILSLYDPDRLKGPIVNSINPKKRSNSVSVKRTWDQVDAKVTEQLKKGGVALLTSNYPSPHTEELSRAFLGKFGGTKYVWDVFNTQSVRRASKISYGSEVVPRYHFDRARYILSIDGDFLGTYLSPVEQTVKFTRGRNPDKNMSKLVSFQSVASITSLNSDDNYPIKPSQQLGVVLALISRIQPSAVPGKLKSAIVTDEQLGVAAGTLDAVAKDLSKNAGESIVIGGGLQTETENAVSFHVALNWLNSILGNDGKTISASGHSLSGGAEDLENLLAAMEAGKVKTLILHNVNPVYSLSSAYKFAELMHKVEMVVTTSNWMDETAKLCDVVAPCGHSMENWNEFEAVRGVMTIQQPTIRPLHDTRSFEDSLITWAQKAGSAIVSEDNFYNYFKSKKLKALGGEDAWFEYLQKGYQGNLPADSGRSFAGGAVASIEAPAPKEGFELTLYSTPQMADGSLNNLSWLLELPDPVTKVTWDNYLCIAPALAKEWKVKDGDVLSVKSSTHEMNVPVFIVPGTYKQSLGLAVGYGRESGGELLKGVGVNAFHFVQKGNNGSMVYSGMPVEIKKTGQHYPLAVTQGHNSMEGRQIVAETSYKAFKGGDNGIHKHKIFSIWGAHKYEGNKWGMAIDLNTCTGCSACVIACQSENNIPVVGKKYVMQGREMHWLRIDRYYKGDEAAPDAVFQPVMCQHCENAPCETVCPVLATVHSNEGLNDMVYNRCVGTRYCSNNCPYKVRRFNWFYYGDHTKTPLNMALNPKVTVRTRGVMEKCTFCVQRIKEGKNTARDENRPLKDGEIKTACEEACPTEGISFGDLNDPESSVSRLFRSQRNYTLLEEFNAAPRVRYLAKVRNTDREIAVHHGAPAGHGEEHPQSPAPHKGPGEKNEHHEKHEAKDGGHA
- the ccsA gene encoding cytochrome c biogenesis protein CcsA, whose product is MRSWLLLMVLSLAVSPAFAEFTMDTLPIQDGGRLKPFNTFARESLTLLHGRSKFQGEEATKIVTTWMLVPEAWDNKEFIRIDHSGLRKSLGLSEEKGKLFSFRELMESQRLDVVIGELAVKTQDKEKLNPFFQAAQRLNHQLTVYHAIKLGAFRIVPNADPQDSSWQYYRDLEEPLREKFQKVLNTYALTFTSAPTPASEAELKLAIENFVTAAKAVNPQSYPLEKPMRIETHYNQFHPFMWAWIIYLIAMIFFFLSILFKEKKTAAVGWILSTVAFLLHTYGFALRVYITERPPVSNMYETVVWVGWGTIVFAAVLAFVKRGPFAMLAGTAVAAICMVAADFAPLILDGSLQPLEPVLRSNLWLVIHVMTITLAYAAFFLALGIGNVGLFYMIRTENRESATIRELVDTCYKSLQVGVVLLAAGTILGGVWADYSWGRFWGWDPKETWALIALLGYLAVLHGRLAGWLKNFGMFAGAVIAFNLVIMAWYGVNFVLGAGLHSYGFGAGGIEYVSVFVGAQLLYVVYSGIISLRN
- a CDS encoding cytochrome c family protein; its protein translation is MASHHRIRWPKIMLTWIFLVPLLTGCKWGHIGYNTGYAPEQPLPFSHKLHAGENKIQCLYCHSTVEVSEHSPVPPLNVCMNCHMLVATDKEPIKKLQQKYFAGETIAWTKVHMLPDHVKFNHKRHVHTFSTPDDRYVACQKCHGPVAEMDVIEQVNSLAMGWCVNCHRESDPKGPLNCSTCHH